The genomic window GAATATAAGTAACCTACGACTGCATCATACAAACCAGAGTTGGCTGACATTAAAATTCATGTTGTAATGGAACAAGTGCGTAGCTATTGCATCCGCTTCAAGGGTATAATACAAGACACTGCTGCGAGgtgcaaaagccatgggatacttcctaacatTGTGTCGGGCCTTCTTTTGTCTCGacgagtcgttgaaagtcccctgcaaaaatattgagcgatgctgcctctatagcagtccctTATTTGCGaaagtattgctgctgcaggattttttgcactaaCTGATCTCACGACTATCTTCCATAAATGTTCcaagggtggccaaatcattgcttgaattgtccagaatggtcttcaaaccaatcgcaaacaattgcgcCCCGGCAACACAGCacagtgtcatccataaagattccatcgttgtctgggaacatgaagtccacgaatggctactgagggtccccaagtagccgaaaaataaccttttccagtcaatgttcggttTAATTGAATCAGAGGACCgagttcattccacgtaaacacagcccacaccattatggagccaccatgagCTGGGAAAGTacgctgttgacaacttgggtccatgacttcgtaggGTCTAGCGCTACGATCGGCTCTAACCAACTGAGATACTCATCTTtccaggtcatggttttccagcatccattcgatatggtcacgagcccaggacaggcgctgaagGCGTTGGCGTGCTGCTAGAAAAGGCTctcgcatcggtcatctgctgccatagccgattaatgccaaatttcactacactgtcccggcgaatacgttcgtcgtacgcacctcattgacttctgcagttatttcacgccgtgttgcttgtctgttagcactaacaagtgtacgcagacgctgctgctctcagtcgttaagtgaagtccgtcagcCATTGCGTTTTCCGTGGCGCTTTAGTGagcggtaatacctgaaatttggtatttttggctcactcttgacactgtggatctcgaaatactgaatttcctaaagaCTGACGAAATGGAAAGTCTCACTGTCATTCCGCATACAAAGCCTAgtaattcccgtcgcgcggccacACCCACGTCCgaaacctttcacatgaatcacctgagtacaaatgacagctccaccagtgcactgtcatttttttgtatttcatgttctataggaccaaactgaggagcaagttTCCACGGTCGCGGAACGAGTCATAACATGAatttataacagaaaaattataatAGATGTAATGAAACGTATTGAATCCTATGCAGACGACTAGCCATAGGCGTATACCATGTCTactcgataccaccgccatctgtgtatgcacATATCActaatatcactatcccatgacttctggcaCGTCAGTGTATGTATTACCAATCATCATATAGCTAGACGTAATGTAATGCGCGATAATTTGAGAAAACGAATAGTGACACACACATGGATCACATATTTTCACTACTACCGATAAAATCACGAGAATCTCACTGATAAAGGTGGAAAGCGCTCAGTGTTATTTACGTTCTCCATGATTAGAGAGACATGTAATATAAGTTATTATGAGAGCAGTTAATAAGATTGCTTTCTCTCCTGCTGGGTGTTTCAACAGATGGCTTCGTGCCTGTCTTATCGATCCTCTGCTTCTGGCGGTTATCGTCTGATTAAATGCCAGCACGTAGGCATTCTGTACATTCTCCAGTTGCTGTCTTGTTTTCTAACGGCCATGTTGCCCGTATTTCTCTCTTATATATTGCCTGCGTGATGTACGGGGCTGGTGCGTGGCGAGTGTTACAGTTCTCCTAGCTATGGCGAGGTGATTGCTAGCGAACAGTGGCGGCAGTATGGTTTCAGCCAGTTACTAGGTATATTGTGCTGGAGACGGTTACACATAGGGACCTGGCAGAGTGGTTCAGATAGATTCAGTCTCTCCTCAGCTGTACAAAATAGCAGTAAATAGTAATAGATGGATGTCATCATTTGTCAGTGTGCTTCCAAAGGCACAAGCAGTAAAGTATTTGTTATTAAGTAATGCACTGTAGAAActgtttaacatttgaaaatactgAATTTACATGTATCTTAAAATAGAAATGTGTTGTCGTTAGTGAAAACCAGACAAAATTATAAACAGCAGTGGGAGGTGGAGGATTTACAGGAAATGCCCAATACTTTTTTAGCTTACTATAATATTTCTGCCAGTAGAACGATACACCCGTTTTAAAATATACACTAAGGCGTCACAAAGTAGTGATGTAACGGTTACGTAgaagtttatttgtttaaatatcgtTTGTGGTATCTGATCATCATTTGAAGTCTCAGGAATAGCGAATTTGTTGTAAGTAATTCACTGCGGAAACAAATTTTTGCACAATATcagcgtatttaaaaaaaaaataaactgtagTAACCAacatctgtccatctcttcccgcCCCTTCTCTCTCAACGTTGTCACACCCACCCCAATTGGTGGTCACCCCTTCAAACCGCGACAGAATTTCTGTTGAGATTGTATACAATACATACATAAAAGTTTGGTGGAAATCAATCCAGGAGTTTAGAAGGAATTTTTTACACGTGGTCTTGCCCCTATACTCGCATGTCACGTATATGTAACATATATTTGATATATTTAACACGTATTTCcacatatatttcacctgtatctctagcgaatttctccCTGCTGTTTCCTTTCAacagctcaatatttatgacgtcattctCCTGAGCTATGTGCCTCTTAGGTAcagtcagcggcatatgtggatactgcacCTTCCTGGCAGCTTAAATCTGTGtgttgggccgagactcgaactcgagaccatcGCCGCCTGTGGGCAAgtgtcctaccaactgagctacccgaacacgactcacgacccgtcctcacaactgaaTTTCCGTCATTAACTTATCTCCTTCCTTCCATCCTGTCCACGAAGAACAAAGGTCCCTAGTCGGAgtatccgtccggcacacagttttaatctacgtggaagtttcgtatcagcgcactctccactgcagaaTATAAATTTCTTACTGGACGTGTGGATAAAATTCTGCTAAATCTGTTGCCAACAGAATTAATGGCATGgaaatagtaaattaaaacgtcatacgtgATGCACCAATTTTCCCACGCAGTTCAGTGACCAGGACGTCATCGTACTGTGTTtcacacagtgatataattttgcaggtacattatgTAATGTGCGTGATGCGCcttttttactgcatgaacataGAAAAACTATttcactttcatcattttgtggaggtgtCAGCAGAAAATAAAGTTTCGTAAGAATTTCAAATTACGTGTGAAGTTTTTTGCAAGTCATAAGCGCTCTCATGTCAAATACTGGAAGAATAAAATCTGGACACTCACACGTAGTAGACTACAATACTGTTTCACCCTCACCCCATCGCTTTTGTAGATGGATTGTATTTGCCCTCACAGCGATTCTCTCCAGACGGTAAGTGTTTTGTGTACCCGTTTAGTTGAAATTGGTTCATGTAGGGTAACACGATGTCACGCACAGTTCGTCTAGAGGACCAATATTTTACTGGCATTTTGCAAAACATGCAACGATCTCATAAAATTATAGAGTTTTAGCCACACTCAGTAATGTCCAAGAATCTAACACCGTAAGCTGTGCCAATGTTTGCCGAAATTTTGTAAGTGTGATAACTCTGCTGCAGCCGCTCGATGATTCTTTCTTCCTCTCACTACAACATACAGAACCAGAATGTCAAGGCCCACACATTTTCTCTACTAATAAAAGGAAGAGGATGAGTAGGAGGATCCTGATTCATATTGGTATAAACTTCGAAgagaagtcgtatggtcagtattgcctcgcgtgttcctacattcctccgaaatccaaactgacatTCTCCGCGGTCGGAGTTTACCAGTTTTCCtatttttctgtaataaatttgtgCTACGATATTGTAACCATCGCATTAATTCGATAGCTCTGCAATATTCACATCTGACAgcatttgctttctttggaattttgattattatattcttcttgaagtctgaaggtaattcgcctgtctcacacatctttcacaccagatgcaaaaattttgtcttggctggctctctgaaggccatcagtaattctgatggaatattatgtaCACccgggcgttgtttcgacttaggtcttctcGCAGTATAATATCTTCCATATTATCTTCAACTACGTcttcttctatttctataatactGACTTCATCTGTCTTGCATGGACCCtctgtacactccttccaccttccagctttcccttgtttgtttaggactggttttccacctgagctcttgatattcattcacttACTTCATATCTAACTGCTTATAGAACAGTCTCTATCGTGTGTCCTTTCAGTTTTCTGCCCACTAGTGGTAGTGCTCTGTCTGgaaaatttgccccccccccccactttataaATTTAGCTTAGACCTTGTTATAAGACtcagtattaattattttattttacactatATATTATAACCTAGATTGGCAACATTGCTCCACCCAGTCGACTGTCAGGTGTCACTCCACGTGTCCTACCCATTACTATACTCTTCAGCTTGCAGAATTCCGACGAAAAGGTTGAAGAACTTCCTAATTGTTTCTCTTGACACTCTCATGTACGCAATTTTCAGTTCTTCCCACGCATACATCACCAAGCTTGTGCCAGCGCAGCCTCTGTTTGCGTCATCTAGATATAACTGTGTGTGCTGCTCCCCGAAATGGGACAAAAAAGAAAGTAGTTCCCACATGACACCTTATAGTATGGCACTTTCAAAACTGAAGTAATTTCCAGTCAGTCTAGATGCTGCATTTATCAAAAATTTGTGTTCATACTAAACATAGAAAAGCCATCGTCTGATTTCAGATGTCATGGAGAGAAGATTTGTCGTTCATTTaagttatttcattatttaatggggaACAGAATATAGGCACGCAAATGCCACACAGAGAAATAATAAAGCTATCATTCTTCAATGAGTCCACACAGAATGGAAGAATTAATGACAAAAATTGCAATGAAAGAAAGATATCGATGTTCATCCACATTCACCTTGTAGCCATTTCTTGAGGGCTATAGCAATTCACAGAAGATAAATTCGTCCACATTCTTCAGGTTAAGTGTAAATAATAATTAGTTTTacctttatttttaaatatatgattATTCTGCTAGTAGCATGAGCAGTGTGACGGACTGAAATCTTGTTTTCTGCAGTAACACTTGAGCAAAGTGGGTGCTTTATAAAGTGTAAATGGCTAACATTTCGCAATTCTCACAGCCAAATTCTGTGCAGATAACGTGTAATCCGACACATTCCACATCACTGAGATGTGAATTGGATTAATATCCCACGTAATATGGAATTAACTGACTAACGTATTGGTAATGGACAAATGATACGTCAAAATCATTTCGtggatataaaattttatttttagttctACGATAGCTTGCGTAATGTTTTCGAGTTATGAAGTTTACGAATGTCATTCGTTTCGATAAACTGTTGTGAAACTGGAATGTGTTATTGTCCCAGTCCGAATCTTCAGCTGAAACACTGCGGAAGGCTGACATCCCGGTGTGGACTGACGAGGACTGCCAGGAGGCGTATGCAGGCTACGAGTACCAGGTTCTGGAGGAGGACATCTGCGCCCGGATGCCTGAAGGAGGCAGGGGGCAATGTAGCGTAAGTTTCATTCTTCTGTTTACCCTTCTACTCTTTCAAGAACCTGACGTTTCGACAACTCTGCTGGTACATTCTTCAGGACTTCTCTGATGTCCATGCATGTCTTAACACCACAAAACTCCTAAATATGGTTACAGCAGAAGCGTGGTAACATCGAGCCGTAAAAGGAATATGAGAGAAAATGAAATAACAGAATCAGTCAGAAGAGTTTACTTTCTTCACTGCTTTACAATTATCAACAGCCTATATGGATTTCGAATTTTAGTTGTACCAACATTACAAGTTGAAGCGGTCGTGAAAAATCGATTTATATACAGAGCGGTATGAGACAGTGTTTAACACGATACTTGCATTGCAGAGGAACGGGAAATTGTCTTCTTTCGCTGTACTAGGTAGTTTTGTCAGTGAAATTCATGTAATATGAGTCAcgaaacatatttttgaaatgaaTGAAAGAATTCTATATCCGTTATAAGCTGCATAATGCTTTGTTAAAGGCGTGCTATTATCTAATTTCAGCCgtgagccattatcaagcacatttgctGTGTCATGTATTACAAATCGGGCTCATCACATTATTTTGTAAAGGAATGTGATAAACACGATATGTAATACATGAAATAGCAAACGAGATTGATAATGATTCATGGCCGAAATTAGCTAATAACACAGTTTTCATAAAGTAAACACATAGAAGCTGTGGATCCCGATGGAAGCAAAATATttttgaaaggtggtgctacacAGTTACAATTTGTTGCATGTATATGTAGCTACACCATCAGCGGCTGCCAAAAACTTCATTAAGTCGTTACTAGTTATGGTCTACGCATGCACCACCTTCGGGCACTGGTCAAAATATTTTTTATAGCATTTTACTTTCTGTTGCATTACATATAGCTGCCTCAGCATTAAAATAAATAGACCAGCATCAGTACTGGTACTAGCGAAATATATCACTGAAGCTTGCATATTGTCTTAATATTAAGGCAGTGGTACGTGATGCGTCAGAAAACAGTTCCTGAAAATGGTCCATGCGTAGAACGAAACTACTATCAGCTTGTCGAAGTTTTTGACAGCAGTTGATTGTATAGCAAAATAAACATGTTTTTCATGAGTCACCTAATGTCACGTAGTTACTGTTATCAAAATTATCTACACGAAACAATTAATCTCAGCGCACAACAcctataagtaaaataaaaaaaatgccaatAAATGTGAAAGGGGAATGGTAACTGAGTAATCGTGGGGATTTTCTATTCACCTCCAACCTTATAGTATCTACAGTATTCAGTTTAGGTCATTTCCAGATACGAAAAAGGAGTGCTGTGTGGCTGCCAAAAATGAAATAAAGGTTGTAAAGTTTCTAAAAATGCAGTTGTGCATGACTGccaaaaaagaaataaagattGTAAAGTTCCGTAAAGTGCACCTATCGCAAATCTGCAAACATGATTAATTTCTTCATATGAACAGACGTTATAGAACTATCCAATTCTATTCCAGAGTGTATCGAATAAAAAACTGTAATCATAGTTCCAGCTAAGTGTCTTCTTGACATGTACTTGTAAATGTGCAGGTGAAGTGGGAGTTGTTTTCATTCCACGTTAATTTCTCTGACTTCTTTCATCTCGCTGTAGACTATCACTTGCTCTGAACAGAGGAGGCACATTCGCTTGTAGAGTGTTCATTGACGGCCACATTGCTAGTCAGGAGGTAAGAGTGTCGGATCACTGGTTCTGGTTCCTGGTAGTCATGCCAAGTTTCTTTATGCTGCAGCGGCCTCCCAATTACTCAGTCTTAAAGAAGCTAAATCGTAAGTTGGTTGAAGTAGTTTATTACATGTGGTTCTACAGCCACAAATTTTTGAAAGGAATAATAACTTCCCGCTACTGATTTATACACAAGCAAAAAATTGCTTTTATTCAATCACTATTGACCATTTTTTGCTTTAATCTATTTTAGAATGTGTCTACACCAAGCTATTTTTGCCTCATGCACACAGAAGTATCAAAAGTAGCATtcgatgtttgtgttaaaaaaaaacatTAGGACCTGAGAAAAACATTTTGTGCACATTTCAAAATAAGCAGCTTTTACCGTACAATGAGTGCAAGTTGCCTAAGATGTAATAACAGCCAACTGTTCATTATGTGATTCCCGCAGAGGGCTAATCTAAAACGCGCCAGTATTGACCCACAAGCCACTAAAGTGGTATAAAGGATAAATCCTCGTAACTACACCAGGATAGTGTTGATGAGGTAAACTGTTCACTGACATTCGAAACTGACTTGTCCAAAACCGCATCAGATTTGTCGTCGCTAAATTTCCACCACTGTATCCCCACTTTCGCTACTTTTCGTTTCTTTACGAGTACGTTCCTACGCAGTTCATACTATTTTCTTCGATTTCGTACTTGTAGTATTTGATTCTTATACTTagactgaaatatttatttatttgtatgtctCTTCCTCCTGTGGCTTACACAATTCGTGTCTGttgacataattaaaataaatgacaaAATTTCTTACTCTTTTTCCCATACAATTCGCTAAATCTATTTTCGTTCCTTTCTTTTAGACCTATTTCCAATTAATTTCAAACATTCATCTCATATAACACATTAGTTCTTATTATATACCATGTTTTCGATTATCACTTTTACTCGAGCATTGTAGAATGTAAACCTGACCCATGTTCGCTGTAAGTGCTATGTTTAAATTCTGTATTAATGGGTTCTGGAAACTCAGCTGGCCACTTACTGCTTGATCGTATTGATTCCATCACTTATTAACCAAATGCGCTTGTGGTATACCACTATCCTATTGTTTTCTGGAAAAAAAGTTTTTTCTTCATGCCTATTACTTATCTAAATCCTATTACTTCTCTAAACCTATTACTTCTAGAACAAGATGTTTCATTTTCCGGATTTTTTTAGTTTTCCTAGGATGTTAAAATTGCGGGTACTCTTAGTCAACAAGTGGAGATGTACCTACGACATATTAACAATTTTAATAATACATATTGCCTCATAAAGTTTTGAACTTACAAGCTGTAGTTTGCCGCATTTATAGTATAACCTGTGGTCTATAATGATACCAGCTCATCGATAGCTTGTTAGGAGTGTGCAGCTGTGTGTGTTGCAGAAAGTATTAATAGCTGTCAACACAACATCGGGTAATGAGCGAATAAACGAGGCAGAAATCAATAACTTTTACTTTATTTAGAAACCACCGCGAGCGTAAAATACAATAttaagacacacacagacacaaccacacacacacacacacacacacacacacacatacacacacgcacatatccacacactcacacacacaaccaaTGCAGATACAAATAAATTAGTCATTTTTAATACCGGCAACTTGTTTCGATCTGTATGGCCATCTTCTGACCAGAGGCTCAGGTGGCGAAATGAGCCGATACACGCAGCTGTTGTACTGTGAATTCCAGCTTGTACCTGGAATCTGTGAGTTGGCGTCAGGCACTAGCTGGTACTCACAGAAGCTCTGTGTACTGGCTCATCTCGCCATCTGAGCCTCATTTCTGAAGATAACCATACACACCGAAACCGATTGCCAaagtaaaaaattaataatttattaggACCTGAACTGGGTCTTTTGTTAACAAGAAGCAAAAATTGTTGAGTACGCTTCACGACGTACTGGAGTCACGGCCGGATTTAAGGGGTTTTAAATGCTGGTACTACTGCTCCGATTCGGTTTTCCTCTGGCATTCAAAGTTCGTCATAAAGTCGATTTTCTTTGAAGATCTATCGCAGGCTATGCTGCCCCGTGGTCAGTAACAACGATGTCAAGTAAGGATAAAAATAAACTTCACGGTTACTTCTTCAAGTGTTCAAAAATTTTTTGTTCAGTGGATATTTTCTATCCTGAAATAATACATTTAAGTCAATAATATTTCTCTTTAATCATGTTCTAGTTTCTGTGACATGTACTCGGTTGGAAGTATCCTGCAAGGTAACTAGAATTACGAATTCCTCCGTATTTTGTGGATGCTCTGTGTGTGCGAGACATGAAATCGTTGAAATGGATCCTCTGAATTATGTCTAATGTAGCATTTCACTTGTAGCATGTTTGATTAACTCATATTTCTCCTTTTTCAGGGAGATGGAGGAGGACCCTTGTTAGTGAACGGAACTCAGATCGGTATAGTCTCGTGGTCCAGGAAACCCTGCGTTACCAAAGGATCTCCTGGCGTGTACGTTGAAGTTTCGTACTACGTCGACTGCATCAAAGAGAAGACAGGGAGAGCTTAAAGAATTCCCACCACTAAATAAATCATGGAACACCGTGAGTGTGGTTAAAATTTGATATACACTCTGTAGTTTCCTAATGCAGCACATATTTTGCAATCACATGATGAAATCGGAGAgttgcacactcacacacacacacacatttcattatGTGATTATCAAATATATGTGCATTACGAAGCTATGAAAGTATTTCACTAAATGACAGTGGATAGTTCTGTACATAAACTGAGACTGCGTAGAGCGTAGCTCTTCAATggaacgtatttttttttcttttttattcagccTTAAGTACAAGCTGTATATGAAATCTGGCGATATATGTGATGCGTAATAGTTCATTTTTCTCTGATTTCTTATCACGCCAATCAACGTTATCTTCATGCCAGTAACGAGTGCTATCTGACTGCAGTGCTGTGTACCATTTAAATACCGCTGTTCGACGGGTAAAAGAGGTTAAAATTTCAAGGGCCTAATTTAGTTCAATAACAAGATtctaaaatttattgtagttaatATTTAGAAGTTATTCTTATTATATTTCACAGTTTGCATACTTGTGCTTTTAGAATGGCATTGTGAACTTAGTAAGGCAAATACGTCGATTGTAGTTGAGTGAAAGCGTCTTCAGATGATGTTAGTTTAACAATATCTGCACATATGTAACACCATAGAAATTTCAGATCTCTTTATTGTGAACATCTTATGCTTTCACGAATATAAACTCTTAACTATGAGAAGAAGTATTTTGCTTGGATGTGTGGTACGAAATGGCACTGTCCATAGTGTGAAGAACTAATAAGGGCTGAAATATAAACCGCTGATGACACTATCTGTACAAAACAAACATGGTGATTCTTTACACATACATTTCGTGTAACGCTTATGACAGAAAATTGACAGTTGTTATTTATCCAGATATCATTTTGCAGTGGTATTAGAAACGTcaggaaaaacaacaacaacaacaacaggaaacacAGCTGCTTGCTCTTATCTTCGTGATTGACATAAAAGAAATACAACTTAAAATCATACATGCATTGATATAACTACTACCTATAGATCTAGTTTCAGATGTATTTGAGTATTCAATGCTCCTTCGGAAATTAGTTAATAACACTAAAACTGCGTTACACTAGCAtcaatctctctctttgcagcggGATGCACTGTTTTCCAACTTTCTCACAGACTGAAACTCTCCCCTGGACCATGGTATGAACCAAAATCTTGCCTTTAAGGCACAACGCCATCGCCTACCAAGCTACTTTTTCCTTTGTCTCTAGTTTTTGGACATGCTGCCTCTTCTTGATCCCTTCCCTTAGGTCACCATTTATCGCTGCCATACTCTTTTACAGGGTGTTCTCCACATTACTGATTTAGCACGTAGTCCTTGATATGCATCGTGTTTTGCCTTACGTCCCAAGAATGTTTGATAGATTAAACCTAAACGAGATATTTAatcactgtgaaacttcctggcagattaatactgtgtgccggacggatagtcgaactcgggacctttgcctttcgtgggcaagtgctctaccaactgagctacccaagcacgactcacgctccgtcctcacagccttaattctgccagtacctcgtctcctaccttccaaacttaacagaagctctccttatcctcgcaggagagcttctgttaagtttggaaggtaggaaccgAGGTACCggtagaattaaagctgtgaggatgggtcatgagtcatgcttgggtggctcagttggtagagcacttgcccgcggaaggcaaaaggtcccgagttcgagtcttggtccggcacacagttttagtctgccaagaagtttcatatcagcgcacactccgctgcagagtgaaaatctcatcctgtatTTAATGACTGTGGTAGgtaaataacatttgtttcatGGCTATCTCTCCTTGGAGCCTCTTCTTTATGGAAGGAAGTAAATGGAGAGAGCAACTACGCCTAACTGCTTAAAATGATGTTTACAGCAGTAACACCCGTTTATAAAGGTGTTAATAATGATCTAATCTATAATTAAAAACCATCCCCTCCCTATGttccaaaaaatatttgaaaaaataggTTAAAAATATTGGCTGTTTTTGTGGAAATAATCTTATAACAACAACTCGTTTTAATTTCTGTAAAACATTCTGTACTGAGCAAGCAATATACAAGCTCAAGAACTCAGTTATAataaagctaaacaagaaaaattaccctTTGATAGTTTCTATGATCTtgccaaggcctttgattgtgtagatTAAGAAAATGTGTAAGGGAAGCTAAATGGGACGTCATTACACGCTATCCCCTTGAATGGGTGAACTCTTATTCTAACACTACAAAATACTGGGTAACATTAGCAGACTACAAGACCGGGAAAAGATTAAATCTACAGTGATGTCGCATTAAATATGATGTGTAGCGAGGTTAAGTGCTGGTCCTGCTGTAGACATGTACACATGACTTACTATACCCTTCCCAAGGCGCTGTTGGGCTGTATACGTTGGCCACTTGGGTTTCCCTTTACTGCTATGAAGACCTGCATGCGTCCTGAGACACTGACCTCTCACAGTTGTGgacaagttacttccatatctcggtGGATTACAAAGTTAGAGTATTTGTCTCAAAACATAGGCGCCtgattgcgtgctatcatttgcaggAAACTTCCTTTGGATATCTTGAATCGATTATGAGATTTGACGATTTTTATGACTACATGATTCACGATGTGCAACGGTTCTCAAAACcgaatgataagtatttcatagcagtcGACAAGTCTACATGGATATAACTGGCAGTGTCGCACGCGATCGTCCGTCTGATATAAAACCCAACACATCGAGAACGAAATGAGGTATTGTTCtgatttcgaatggttcaaatggctctgaacactatgggac from Schistocerca nitens isolate TAMUIC-IGC-003100 chromosome 5, iqSchNite1.1, whole genome shotgun sequence includes these protein-coding regions:
- the LOC126260449 gene encoding trypsin-1-like, producing the protein MSPFGIKGFAYGKKAESRVSDVRAGTNSVRNDTGVLIHVSEFVFHDNYHYDYINDVALIKLVQPLTLGPTIQPIPLPEQGQQTPGGTIATVVGWGATESESSAETLRKADIPVWTDEDCQEAYAGYEYQVLEEDICARMPEGGRGQCSGDGGGPLLVNGTQIGIVSWSRKPCVTKGSPGVYVEVSYYVDCIKEKTGRA